Proteins encoded together in one Cicer arietinum cultivar CDC Frontier isolate Library 1 chromosome 4, Cicar.CDCFrontier_v2.0, whole genome shotgun sequence window:
- the LOC113786289 gene encoding uncharacterized protein, translating into MVVHAKDEPYLATSIPKRVRIFEWIQEEQQICLLSPYTDLIKVLLLDGNVKEGKKWQTTHSDIAREISKNLANNALIAKVNCGIWDMTRPLEEDSQLQIFRFDDDEGHDTFWHSSAHILGQSHETEYGCKIFIGPCTTRGEGFYSDVFCGDSGLNDDYFKLIEAGALKAVAKKQPFQQFVITLVEARECAAGMAKKMSQFTSKLFAILMKMLLDIEDDPAWHTAETEDEDAGETSNYSVGQECLDRLSISLGGNPIVPVAFEQLLAYLAAPEWQKRLAALIALAQIAEGCSKVMIKNLEQVVTIVLNSSPDQHPHVRLAATNAIGRQLSTDLGPYLQVQYHQGVFPALAAAMDDFQNPRVETHAASALLNFSDNCTHDILAPYFDGIVCKLLVLLQNGKQMVQEGALTALTSVVDSSQDHFQKYYDVVIPYLKAIWLMQLISPLVEEVKSIWFDNRLQRDFSRFVLPRLDNRLRRDLSRFEF; encoded by the coding sequence ATGGTTGTTCACGCAAAGGATGAACCCTACCTAGCCACCTCAATCCCTAAGCGCGTCCGTATCTTCGAATGGATTCAGGAGGAGCAACAGATTTGCCTGCTTTCCCCATATACAGATCTGATTAAGGTACTGCTTCTTGATGGAAACGtgaaggaaggaaaaaaatgGCAAACTACTCATTCGGACATTGCTCGTGAAATCTCAAAGAATTTGGCCAATAATGCTCTTATTGCTAAGGTTAATTGTGGTATTTGGGATATGACTCGTCCTCTTGAAGAGGATTCTCAACTTCAGATCTTTAggtttgatgatgatgaaggaCATGACACTTTTTGGCATTCTAGTGCTCACATTCTTGGCCAGTCACATGAGACGGAGTATGGATGCAAGATTTTCATTGGGCCGTGTACTACAAGAGGAGAGGGATTCTATTCTGATGTTTTTTGTGGTGACTCGGGATTGAATGATGATTACTTTAAACTAATTGAGGCTGGGGCGTTGAAGGCTGTTGCGAAAAAACAACCCTTTCAGCAGTTTGTGATAACTCTCGTTGAAGCGAGGGAGTGTGCTGCTGGTATGGCGAAGAAGATGTCGCAGTTTACTAGCAAGTTGTTTGCGATTCTTATGAAAATGCTTTTGGATATTGAGGATGATCCAGCTTGGCACACTGCGGAGACTGAGGATGAAGATGCTGGTGAAACTAGCAATTATAGTGTTGGACAGGAATGTTTGGATAGGTTATCTATATCTTTGGGAGGAAATCCGATTGTTCCTGTTGCTTTTGAACAATTACTTGCATATTTGGCTGCACCTGAGTGGCAAAAACGTCTTGCTGCATTGATTGCACTTGCTCAGATAGCTGAAGGATGCTCAAAGGTCATGATAAAGAATTTGGAGCAAGTGGTGACTATTGTATTGAATTCATCTCCTGATCAGCATCCTCATGTAAGGTTGGCAGCTACTAATGCAATTGGTAGGCAATTGTCTACTGATTTGGGTCCATATTTGCAAGTTCAATATCATCAGGGGGTGTTTCCAGCCCTAGCTGCTGCGATGGATGATTTTCAGAATCCTCGTGTAGAGACTCATGCTGCTTCAGCTCTGCTCAACTTCAGCGATAATTGCACACATGATATTTTAGCACCATACTTCGATGGAATAGTTTGCAAACTGCTTGTACTTCTTCAGAATGGTAAGCAAATGGTGCAAGAGGGAGCTTTAACTGCTTTGACATCAGTTGTTGATTCATCTCAGGATCACTTTCAAAAATACTATGATGTTGTCATACCATACCTGAAGGCTATATGGTTAATGCAATTGATAAGTCCACTTGTAGAGGAGGTCAAAAGTATTTGGTTCGACAATCGTTTACAACGTGACTTTTCTCGGTTTGTCTTGCCTCGGTTAGACAATCGTTTACGACGTGACCTTTCTCGGTTTGAATTTTGA